A section of the Orenia marismortui DSM 5156 genome encodes:
- a CDS encoding four-helix bundle copper-binding protein: protein MTTAMQTHMDRYQKCIDICNKCMTECEFCLDACLHEPDVNARVDCIGLLLDCIDICALSAKYMAGNSRFAKQICGLCAEICDACAVECEKFKDNHCQTCAQVCRDCATECRNMVQG from the coding sequence ATGACAACAGCAATGCAAACCCATATGGATAGATATCAAAAATGTATTGATATCTGCAACAAATGTATGACTGAGTGCGAATTTTGTTTAGATGCCTGCTTACATGAACCAGATGTAAATGCTAGAGTAGATTGTATAGGATTACTATTAGATTGTATTGATATTTGTGCATTATCAGCTAAATATATGGCAGGTAATAGTAGATTTGCCAAACAGATCTGTGGTTTATGTGCTGAAATTTGTGATGCTTGTGCAGTTGAATGTGAGAAGTTTAAAGATAATCATTGTCAGACTTGTGCTCAGGTTTGTCGTGATTGTGCTACAGAGTGTCGTAATATGGTACAAGGGTAA
- a CDS encoding permease, producing MKEEILINNFWKLYGKATITAFGFFWKAGWAFILGYFISSMIQSFVPKKKLTKYMGEANFKSISLSTIFGGVSSSCSFAALSAARALLQKGAHFITVVAFMFASTNLVIELGILILIFLGWEFLAAEIIGGFLLIAISSILIKLTYPGSLIEAAKRKVDRETDLAEDDFDWKKRITSKEGWNLVAKNFVMEWKMVWQEILIGFTIAGFVAVFIPDDIWSKIFLMDYTNLLPSWVIAIENALVAPFVAALTFIGSMGNIPLATVLNANGVFFAGIMGFIYSDLMVPPLVAVNAKYYGKKIAFYIAGIMYLSIILTALILNGIFSVIGIVPDSNKVITEMTQFKIDYTFWMNILFVALAGALIYLYKKQLKEKNSHGDMDHGEENNSLDIKGLFTKAFILILIGGLASYIAI from the coding sequence ATGAAGGAGGAGATACTTATTAATAACTTTTGGAAGCTTTATGGAAAAGCAACTATAACTGCATTTGGTTTCTTCTGGAAGGCTGGGTGGGCTTTTATCTTGGGTTATTTTATCAGTAGTATGATTCAAAGCTTTGTTCCTAAGAAGAAGTTAACTAAATATATGGGTGAAGCTAATTTTAAAAGTATCTCACTATCTACTATCTTTGGTGGTGTTTCATCATCTTGTTCTTTTGCAGCCTTGTCAGCAGCACGAGCATTACTTCAGAAAGGGGCTCATTTTATTACTGTAGTAGCTTTTATGTTTGCCTCAACTAATTTGGTAATAGAGTTGGGAATTTTAATCTTAATCTTTTTAGGATGGGAGTTTTTAGCTGCCGAGATTATTGGTGGATTTCTTTTAATAGCAATTAGTAGTATCTTAATTAAGCTTACTTATCCTGGTAGTTTAATTGAAGCTGCTAAAAGGAAGGTAGATCGTGAGACAGATTTAGCAGAGGATGATTTTGATTGGAAGAAAAGAATCACCAGTAAAGAAGGTTGGAATTTAGTTGCTAAGAACTTTGTGATGGAGTGGAAGATGGTCTGGCAAGAGATATTAATTGGATTTACTATTGCTGGTTTTGTAGCTGTGTTTATCCCGGATGATATCTGGTCTAAAATATTTTTAATGGACTATACTAATTTATTACCATCTTGGGTAATTGCCATTGAGAATGCTTTAGTAGCTCCCTTTGTAGCAGCATTGACCTTTATTGGTTCTATGGGAAATATTCCACTGGCAACAGTCTTAAATGCTAACGGGGTATTTTTTGCTGGAATTATGGGCTTTATCTATTCTGATTTGATGGTACCGCCTTTAGTTGCAGTCAATGCTAAGTATTATGGTAAGAAGATAGCTTTTTATATAGCTGGAATTATGTATTTAAGTATTATTCTAACTGCATTAATTCTAAATGGGATATTTTCTGTGATTGGGATTGTTCCAGATAGTAATAAGGTAATTACTGAAATGACTCAATTTAAGATAGATTATACTTTCTGGATGAATATTTTATTTGTAGCTTTAGCAGGAGCTTTGATTTATCTTTATAAAAAACAGCTGAAGGAGAAAAATAGTCATGGAGATATGGACCATGGAGAAGAAAATAATAGTTTAGATATTAAAGGTCTATTTACTAAAGCATTTATTCTAATTTTAATAGGAGGCTTGGCCTCTTATATCGCAATTTAA
- a CDS encoding DeoD-type purine-nucleoside phosphorylase, protein MPIHVEAEKGQVADIVLLPGNPERAKYMAEKFLDDPKLYTDYRKMYGYTGKFKGVDVSIQTTGMGVPSISIVLEELKMLGAKTLIRVGTCGALSDDMEEADLIIAQSTATIGTTINQINPDISLAPPADFELIKNLYDSAIDLEMPVHVGQIATSDYFYGKSEEYTEELKKLASLGVLSVEMETAALYNIAAKYGLRAATVLTVSDHVFKKTRADKSKIAEGVDRMTEMVLDTVTKLYG, encoded by the coding sequence ATGCCAATTCATGTAGAAGCAGAGAAAGGACAAGTAGCAGATATTGTATTATTACCGGGAAATCCAGAGCGTGCTAAATATATGGCAGAAAAGTTCTTGGATGATCCAAAATTATATACAGATTATAGAAAGATGTATGGATATACTGGAAAGTTTAAAGGAGTAGATGTATCAATTCAAACTACTGGAATGGGGGTACCATCTATCTCTATTGTCTTAGAAGAACTAAAGATGCTAGGGGCTAAGACTTTGATTAGGGTAGGAACCTGTGGGGCTTTATCAGATGATATGGAAGAAGCAGATTTGATAATTGCTCAGTCTACAGCTACAATTGGAACTACCATTAATCAGATAAATCCAGATATTAGCTTAGCTCCACCAGCAGATTTTGAGTTGATTAAAAATTTATATGATAGTGCTATTGATTTAGAGATGCCAGTTCATGTAGGACAGATAGCAACATCTGATTATTTTTATGGCAAGTCTGAAGAGTATACTGAAGAGTTGAAAAAATTAGCTAGCTTAGGAGTATTGTCAGTGGAAATGGAAACTGCTGCATTATATAATATTGCAGCTAAATATGGATTAAGAGCAGCTACAGTACTTACAGTATCAGATCATGTATTTAAGAAGACTAGAGCAGATAAGTCAAAGATTGCAGAAGGTGTAGATAGAATGACAGAAATGGTTTTAGATACTGTTACTAAGTTGTATGGATAA
- a CDS encoding YIEGIA family protein, with product MNNELLSQKYIILIITSIIMGTLARIITIKEDYRQYPSYPNGYLIHLITAFVAAALGAVAIPALLTKNFVAVTFLTLAIQQFRDIRKMERNSLKDLEETEYTYRGSAYIDGIAKTFEARNYFALVISFVTALTIQLLNHSLALVNIISGISAGLITMIILKRFSKGKTVGDIAEVKKGKVEVRGSELYVDNIYISNVLGSENARKMYQNEGVAAIIYPKEEHFRITLDNFGQRQAILFEATRTLGVKRYHFTRKEYQQGRVIISLVPIIQDTDALIEAIKKAPLLENVKKSHKVMDTNLIGRK from the coding sequence ATGAATAATGAACTACTCTCCCAAAAGTATATTATTTTAATAATAACATCAATTATAATGGGAACTTTAGCCCGAATAATTACCATCAAAGAAGATTATCGCCAATATCCAAGCTACCCTAATGGCTATCTAATCCATCTTATCACTGCCTTTGTTGCCGCTGCATTAGGTGCAGTAGCTATCCCTGCTCTACTCACTAAAAACTTTGTAGCAGTTACCTTTCTGACTCTAGCTATCCAACAGTTTCGTGATATCAGAAAGATGGAGCGTAATAGCCTTAAAGATTTAGAAGAGACTGAATATACATATAGAGGTTCGGCTTATATTGATGGAATTGCTAAGACCTTTGAAGCAAGAAATTACTTTGCTTTAGTTATCTCCTTTGTTACAGCACTAACTATTCAGTTACTAAATCATAGCTTAGCTTTGGTCAATATCATCAGTGGTATCAGTGCAGGATTGATTACAATGATAATTTTAAAGAGATTCTCTAAAGGAAAGACTGTTGGGGATATAGCTGAGGTAAAGAAAGGAAAGGTAGAAGTAAGGGGCTCAGAACTATATGTAGATAATATTTATATCTCTAATGTTCTAGGTAGTGAAAATGCCCGTAAGATGTATCAAAATGAAGGAGTAGCAGCAATTATCTATCCTAAGGAAGAGCATTTTAGAATTACTCTAGATAACTTTGGTCAGCGTCAAGCTATACTTTTTGAAGCTACTCGTACCTTAGGAGTAAAACGCTATCACTTCACTAGAAAAGAGTATCAACAGGGACGAGTAATTATCTCATTAGTCCCTATCATTCAAGATACTGATGCTTTAATTGAAGCTATTAAAAAAGCTCCTCTATTGGAAAACGTTAAAAAGAGTCATAAAGTTATGGATACCAACTTAATAGGGAGGAAATAA
- a CDS encoding IS30 family transposase — translation MTYLNDTPKSRKNKHLNAYERGQIALLHSEGMNPNAIAKRLGRASNTIRNELKRGTVSQIKANKKIMVYYPDTGQRVYESNRKNCGPKFKLLQCEEFIDYVIEQFYEKGHSLDAICGAAKLHNKFPKPEMVSTKTLYNYVNAGLLTIKNIDLPLKLKRSSKRKHTKNNKKKLGTSIDQRPESINNRSEFGHWEIDTMIGKKTKNESVLLTMTERMTRKEIIRKIPAKTAQAVQDAILKLVNEAGDCFPKVFKSFTCDNGSEFAQMSFLEQISDTKVYFAHPYSSWERGTNERHNGLIRRFIPKGNSLNQFSIESIARVQNWCNTLPRKILDYLTPDEIFEDKLKQILYD, via the coding sequence ATGACTTACTTAAATGATACACCAAAATCCCGAAAAAATAAACACCTAAATGCTTATGAACGTGGTCAAATTGCATTATTACATTCCGAAGGAATGAATCCAAATGCTATTGCAAAACGTTTAGGTAGAGCTTCTAATACCATTAGAAACGAACTAAAACGTGGTACAGTTTCTCAAATTAAAGCTAATAAAAAGATTATGGTCTATTACCCTGACACTGGTCAAAGAGTTTATGAATCTAATCGCAAGAATTGTGGTCCTAAATTTAAACTTTTGCAATGTGAAGAGTTCATTGATTATGTTATAGAACAGTTCTACGAAAAAGGACATTCTCTTGATGCTATATGTGGTGCAGCAAAACTTCATAATAAATTTCCAAAGCCAGAGATGGTATCTACTAAAACGCTTTATAACTACGTCAACGCTGGATTATTGACAATTAAAAACATTGATTTACCTTTGAAGCTTAAGCGTTCTTCAAAAAGAAAGCACACTAAAAATAATAAAAAGAAGCTTGGTACAAGTATAGATCAACGCCCTGAAAGTATTAATAATCGTAGTGAGTTTGGTCACTGGGAAATTGACACTATGATAGGCAAAAAGACTAAAAATGAATCAGTTTTACTTACTATGACAGAACGTATGACTCGTAAAGAAATTATTCGTAAAATCCCTGCCAAGACTGCTCAAGCAGTTCAAGATGCTATTTTAAAGCTCGTTAATGAAGCAGGAGATTGTTTTCCAAAAGTATTTAAAAGCTTCACTTGTGATAATGGCTCTGAGTTTGCTCAAATGTCATTTTTAGAGCAAATTAGTGATACTAAAGTATACTTTGCACATCCATATTCATCATGGGAAAGAGGAACTAATGAGCGTCATAATGGTCTTATAAGACGCTTTATCCCTAAAGGTAATAGTCTAAACCAATTCTCTATTGAATCTATTGCTAGAGTCCAAAACTGGTGCAATACTTTACCAAGAAAAATCTTAGATTACCTAACCCCTGATGAAATATTTGAAGATAAATTAAAACAAATTCTTTATGACTAA
- a CDS encoding class I SAM-dependent methyltransferase has protein sequence MSKKTDKIKHRYNRIAPIYDKLEAMMEKGRMGDWRQKLWQQVEAIAKEKEGVRLLEAGIGTGKNIPYYPEDIEVYGVDFSDKMLAEAKKRAEELNVEIKLQEMDIQQLDFPDNYFDIIVTSCVFCSVPAPVQGLKELKRVCKDNGRILMLEHMRSQKEPLGYLMDSMNWISLLTWGANINRETIKNINKAGLEIIKEENLLLDVVKELILCP, from the coding sequence ATGTCTAAAAAAACAGATAAAATCAAACATAGATATAATCGGATTGCACCAATTTATGATAAGTTAGAAGCAATGATGGAAAAAGGAAGAATGGGAGATTGGCGTCAAAAATTATGGCAACAAGTTGAAGCTATAGCCAAAGAAAAAGAAGGGGTTAGGTTATTAGAAGCAGGGATTGGTACTGGCAAAAATATTCCCTATTATCCTGAAGATATTGAAGTCTACGGTGTAGATTTTAGTGATAAAATGTTAGCAGAGGCTAAAAAACGAGCAGAAGAATTAAATGTTGAGATTAAGTTACAAGAGATGGATATACAGCAGTTAGACTTTCCAGACAATTATTTTGATATAATCGTGACTAGTTGTGTTTTCTGTTCTGTACCTGCCCCAGTACAGGGTTTAAAGGAGTTAAAAAGAGTCTGTAAAGATAATGGTAGGATTCTAATGTTAGAGCATATGCGTAGTCAAAAAGAGCCTTTAGGATATCTGATGGATAGTATGAATTGGATTAGTTTATTAACTTGGGGAGCAAATATTAATCGTGAGACTATAAAAAATATAAATAAGGCAGGGTTAGAAATTATTAAGGAGGAGAATTTATTATTGGATGTAGTTAAAGAGTTAATTCTGTGTCCTTAA
- a CDS encoding capping complex subunit for YIEGIA has translation MGREASMRPTYQILAYITTDKERILTGGTLNLFAKNKEEQQELTKDIAKAMKADVVELHCGDYMVIKV, from the coding sequence ATGGGTAGAGAAGCCAGCATGCGACCAACTTATCAAATCTTAGCCTATATTACCACCGATAAAGAGAGAATATTAACTGGAGGAACCTTAAACTTATTTGCTAAAAATAAAGAAGAACAACAAGAACTAACTAAAGATATAGCCAAAGCCATGAAAGCAGATGTAGTAGAACTACATTGTGGAGATTATATGGTAATTAAAGTTTAA
- a CDS encoding redoxin domain-containing protein, whose protein sequence is MDQLVEVGTSIEDYAFKITTDEELKLSDLRGKNVVLSFHPLAFTSVCATQMKDLEANYDKFEELNTEVLGISVDAMPSKKAWGEQLGVERVLLAEDFWPHGGFAKKLGIFRENDGFSERANIILDEEGKVIFAKVYEIGTLPDVDELLEVIENQ, encoded by the coding sequence GTGGATCAATTAGTAGAAGTTGGAACAAGCATTGAGGATTATGCCTTTAAAATAACAACTGATGAAGAGTTAAAGTTAAGTGATCTTAGGGGAAAGAATGTAGTACTCTCCTTTCATCCACTTGCATTTACATCAGTCTGTGCAACTCAAATGAAGGATTTAGAAGCTAATTATGATAAATTTGAGGAGTTAAATACTGAAGTTTTAGGCATTAGTGTTGATGCTATGCCGAGCAAAAAAGCTTGGGGTGAGCAATTAGGTGTAGAGAGAGTTTTATTAGCTGAAGATTTTTGGCCTCATGGTGGATTTGCTAAAAAATTAGGTATTTTTAGAGAAAATGATGGATTTTCTGAAAGAGCAAATATTATATTAGATGAAGAAGGTAAGGTAATCTTTGCTAAAGTTTATGAGATAGGAACTTTGCCTGATGTTGATGAACTTTTAGAAGTAATAGAAAATCAATAA
- a CDS encoding glucose-1-phosphate adenylyltransferase, whose protein sequence is METLALILAGGRGTRLDLLTDHRSKPSVPFAGKFRLIDFALSNCVNSGIYNVGVLTQYLPMSLHDHIGIGKPWDLDRKIGGIKLLQPYTGKDKKYGWYQGTAHAVCQNINYIKESNPKYVIILSGDHVYKMDYSQMIDYHKEKKGELTIAAQAVPLEEANRFGILETDKDMEIRNFIEKPESPPNNLASMGIYVFNTAALIDILEEHCNQENSDFGHHIIPQMIEKAPSYCYEYKGYWRDVGTVQSFWETNLALASTMPELNLYDQNWRIHTRSQEEPPVKFGGSGSAKQSIIANGSIINGEVENSVIASGVFIEEGAKVKDSIIFNNTRIKADATLNKVIVDKNVVIGPNSYIGYSQELTSNHDKPNLYKSGLTVIGKGAKIPSNIKIGLNCRVCPYIGESDFGDEVLITSGSSVKPRNDKGLHLVDVG, encoded by the coding sequence GTGGAGACCTTAGCACTAATTTTAGCAGGAGGTAGAGGTACAAGGTTAGATCTATTAACAGATCATCGTTCTAAACCAAGTGTTCCTTTTGCTGGTAAATTTAGGTTAATAGATTTTGCTTTAAGTAATTGTGTTAATTCTGGGATTTATAATGTAGGAGTTTTAACACAATATTTACCAATGTCTTTACATGATCATATTGGGATAGGCAAGCCTTGGGATTTAGATCGTAAGATAGGTGGAATTAAATTATTACAACCATATACAGGCAAGGACAAAAAATATGGTTGGTATCAAGGAACAGCCCATGCTGTCTGTCAAAATATTAATTATATTAAAGAAAGTAATCCTAAATATGTCATTATTTTATCTGGAGACCATGTTTATAAAATGGATTATAGTCAGATGATAGACTACCATAAAGAAAAAAAGGGAGAATTAACAATTGCAGCTCAAGCTGTACCACTAGAAGAAGCAAATAGATTTGGAATTTTGGAAACAGATAAGGATATGGAAATTAGAAATTTCATTGAGAAGCCTGAGAGTCCTCCAAATAATCTAGCTTCTATGGGTATTTATGTATTTAATACAGCAGCTTTGATCGATATTCTAGAAGAACACTGTAATCAAGAAAATTCAGATTTTGGTCATCATATTATTCCACAGATGATTGAAAAAGCACCTTCCTATTGCTATGAATATAAGGGATATTGGAGAGATGTAGGAACAGTACAATCTTTTTGGGAGACAAATCTAGCTTTAGCTTCTACTATGCCAGAGTTGAATTTATATGACCAGAATTGGAGGATTCATACTAGAAGCCAAGAAGAACCCCCAGTTAAATTTGGAGGTAGTGGTAGTGCCAAGCAGAGTATTATTGCAAATGGTTCAATTATTAATGGGGAAGTAGAAAATTCAGTAATTGCTTCTGGAGTGTTTATTGAAGAAGGAGCCAAAGTAAAAGACTCAATTATCTTTAATAATACACGTATAAAAGCGGATGCAACTCTAAATAAAGTGATAGTGGATAAAAATGTAGTAATAGGTCCTAATTCATATATTGGTTATAGCCAAGAATTAACTTCTAATCACGATAAACCTAATTTATATAAATCAGGTTTAACTGTAATAGGAAAAGGGGCTAAAATTCCTAGTAATATTAAGATTGGACTTAATTGTAGAGTCTGCCCTTATATAGGTGAAAGCGACTTTGGTGATGAAGTATTAATAACAAGTGGTAGTAGTGTAAAACCTCGAAATGATAAAGGATTACATCTAGTTGATGTTGGATAG
- a CDS encoding saccharopine dehydrogenase NADP-binding domain-containing protein, which yields MGKKALILGGYGKAGSYIAELLLANTSRIEIIIAGRNLIKAEAETKKLNNKFHKNRVSALKVDAGNFEELREAFKFCDLVIVSFPYRDGQERIVIESALEAGINYIDLNADTEKYQVLQEYSKKIEEEKLIFLTGAGIIPGCPAMLAHLVGSYYDSIKKMKISSLYRDKNIPYGGVYDIISHAGKTALIYKNNAWQKASPFAMKKIKFSNKFKTRIAVPVYLSELEEIPNKLNLEELSTYQAGINPFADGIYFIWKTLNLSHLESTLNLGVRLFSWANKYFTRPPFGLALKIEALGEKNGSLENSSILLEQTDMYLATAIPVVAAVLQIFDGEIKKVGSSFMGYVVASRGYLERLKELGMEVTIDNF from the coding sequence ATGGGGAAAAAAGCACTTATATTAGGTGGATACGGTAAAGCAGGGAGTTATATAGCAGAACTATTATTAGCCAATACAAGTAGAATTGAAATTATAATTGCTGGAAGAAATTTAATTAAAGCAGAAGCAGAAACTAAGAAATTAAATAATAAATTTCATAAGAATAGAGTATCTGCTCTTAAGGTTGATGCTGGAAATTTTGAAGAATTAAGGGAGGCATTTAAATTTTGTGATTTAGTTATAGTTTCTTTTCCTTATAGAGATGGTCAAGAAAGAATTGTGATAGAATCAGCGCTAGAGGCAGGAATTAATTATATTGATTTAAATGCGGATACTGAAAAATATCAGGTATTGCAAGAATATTCAAAAAAGATAGAAGAAGAAAAACTAATATTTTTAACTGGAGCAGGCATTATTCCAGGTTGTCCAGCAATGTTAGCTCACCTTGTAGGAAGTTATTATGATTCGATAAAGAAGATGAAGATTAGTTCTTTGTATCGCGATAAAAATATACCTTATGGTGGAGTCTATGATATCATTTCACACGCTGGGAAAACAGCACTTATTTATAAAAATAATGCTTGGCAAAAAGCATCACCCTTTGCAATGAAAAAGATAAAGTTTAGTAATAAATTTAAAACAAGAATAGCAGTACCTGTTTATCTTTCAGAATTAGAGGAAATTCCAAATAAATTGAATCTTGAAGAGTTAAGTACATATCAAGCAGGAATAAATCCTTTTGCTGATGGAATTTATTTCATCTGGAAAACATTAAACTTAAGCCATTTGGAAAGTACTCTAAATTTAGGTGTAAGACTCTTTTCATGGGCTAATAAATATTTCACTAGACCTCCTTTTGGATTAGCTCTAAAAATTGAGGCTCTTGGAGAGAAAAACGGATCTTTAGAAAATTCTTCAATATTATTAGAACAAACTGATATGTATTTAGCAACAGCTATTCCAGTGGTTGCTGCAGTATTACAGATTTTTGATGGTGAAATTAAGAAAGTAGGAAGTAGTTTTATGGGCTATGTTGTAGCATCAAGAGGTTATTTAGAAAGATTAAAAGAGTTAGGGATGGAAGTTACTATAGATAATTTTTAG
- a CDS encoding ribbon-helix-helix domain-containing protein encodes MSDLTTRKRITTTLDKGLIDKLDNLSKETRIPKSKLFDEAIKDLLKKHKK; translated from the coding sequence ATGTCAGATTTAACTACTAGAAAAAGAATTACCACTACTTTAGATAAAGGTTTAATTGATAAATTAGATAATCTTTCTAAAGAAACTAGAATACCTAAATCAAAATTATTTGATGAAGCTATTAAGGATTTACTTAAAAAACATAAAAAATAA
- a CDS encoding heavy metal translocating P-type ATPase, whose product MEARALSKEKFILEGLNCASCANKIEKQVGELAEVKGSKMNFAMKTLEVEISGDIDKVATKIAKLVDEIEPGVKAKIKGQSSKNEKTLVLQGLGCADCAAKIERKLNKLEEISQAQLNFAAQKLKIKVHYSSQLESAVAETKRIIQQVEPGVGVEEEISGSHDQSNSHSHGDNGNLKAEFIRLGIGSIFFIAALLLKLNLWGELALYGIAYLTIGGKVLARSAKNISRGQIFDENFLMSVATIGAFAIKEFPEGVAVMLFYEVGELFQDIAVNRSRRSIKSLMDIRPDYANLKFDGEVKKVDPNQVEVGDIIVVRPGEKVPLDGEVIEGESMVDTSALTGESVPRKVKEGEELLSGFINKEGLLIVKVSSNFGESTVNKILELVENAASEKAPTENFITKFARYYTPVVVFSALALALLPPLFITDASFSDWLYRALVFLVVSCPCALVVSIPLGFFGGIGAASKRGVLVKGGNYLEALNSVKTVVMDKTGTLTEGTFKVTDIISAEGIDQEELLEVAAKAESNSNHPIAKSILEAYDGEIDNSQFSNYQEIAGHGLKVIVDDKEVLAGNHKLMEREEVEYIKPDKAGTVVHVAVSNKYLGYILISDSIKEDAKEAIKGLRELGIEQIVMLTGDNEKVAKSVAGNLGLDDYRAELLPQDKVSEVEKLLTNEDDKLIFVGDGINDAPVLARADIGVAMGGLGSDAAIEAADVVLMKDKPSNLVDAINVAKFTRSVVWQNIIFALGIKGIVLLLGALGLANMWFAVFADVGVALLAVLNAMRITRMKV is encoded by the coding sequence ATGGAAGCAAGAGCTTTAAGTAAAGAAAAATTTATATTAGAAGGACTAAACTGTGCTAGCTGTGCTAATAAGATAGAAAAACAGGTTGGAGAATTAGCAGAGGTAAAGGGCAGTAAGATGAATTTTGCTATGAAGACTTTAGAAGTTGAAATTAGTGGTGATATAGATAAGGTTGCCACAAAGATAGCTAAATTAGTTGATGAGATAGAACCAGGAGTTAAGGCTAAGATTAAAGGTCAAAGTAGTAAGAATGAAAAGACATTAGTTTTACAAGGCTTAGGTTGTGCTGATTGTGCAGCTAAAATTGAGAGAAAGCTTAATAAATTAGAAGAGATTAGTCAAGCTCAGTTAAATTTTGCAGCTCAAAAATTAAAAATAAAAGTACATTATTCTAGTCAGCTAGAGTCTGCTGTTGCAGAAACTAAAAGAATAATTCAGCAGGTAGAGCCTGGTGTAGGAGTTGAAGAAGAGATAAGTGGTAGTCATGATCAGTCTAATAGTCATTCACACGGTGATAATGGTAATTTGAAAGCTGAATTTATTAGATTAGGGATTGGATCGATCTTCTTTATAGCTGCTTTATTATTAAAGTTGAATCTTTGGGGCGAACTAGCTCTATATGGAATAGCCTATTTAACTATTGGAGGGAAGGTATTAGCTAGATCTGCTAAGAATATTTCTAGAGGGCAGATTTTTGATGAAAATTTCTTAATGAGTGTCGCCACTATTGGGGCTTTTGCAATTAAGGAGTTTCCTGAAGGGGTAGCAGTAATGCTATTTTATGAGGTTGGAGAGTTATTTCAAGATATAGCTGTTAATCGTTCTCGCCGTTCTATTAAGTCTTTGATGGATATCAGACCTGATTATGCTAATTTAAAGTTTGATGGTGAGGTTAAGAAGGTTGATCCAAATCAGGTTGAGGTTGGAGATATAATTGTAGTTAGACCTGGGGAGAAGGTTCCTTTAGATGGTGAGGTTATTGAAGGAGAGTCTATGGTGGATACTTCTGCTTTAACAGGAGAATCTGTTCCTCGTAAGGTTAAAGAAGGTGAGGAACTTTTAAGTGGATTTATTAATAAGGAAGGTTTATTAATCGTTAAGGTAAGTTCAAACTTTGGTGAATCTACCGTTAATAAGATCTTAGAGTTGGTAGAGAATGCTGCCAGTGAAAAGGCTCCTACGGAGAATTTTATTACTAAGTTTGCTCGTTATTATACACCAGTTGTTGTATTTTCTGCTTTAGCTTTGGCTTTATTACCACCTTTATTTATTACAGATGCTAGCTTCAGTGATTGGTTATATCGAGCATTAGTATTCTTAGTTGTTTCTTGTCCTTGTGCTTTGGTGGTTTCTATTCCTTTAGGCTTTTTTGGGGGGATTGGAGCAGCTTCAAAAAGAGGTGTTTTGGTTAAAGGTGGTAATTATTTAGAGGCGTTAAATAGTGTTAAAACAGTAGTGATGGATAAGACTGGTACCTTAACTGAGGGTACTTTTAAGGTGACAGATATTATTTCAGCAGAGGGCATTGATCAAGAAGAACTTTTGGAAGTCGCAGCTAAAGCTGAAAGTAATTCTAATCACCCAATTGCTAAATCTATTTTAGAGGCTTATGATGGTGAAATTGATAATAGTCAATTTAGCAATTATCAAGAGATTGCTGGTCATGGATTAAAGGTAATTGTTGATGATAAAGAGGTATTAGCAGGGAATCATAAACTTATGGAAAGAGAAGAGGTTGAATATATTAAGCCTGATAAGGCTGGAACAGTAGTTCATGTAGCTGTATCTAATAAATATTTAGGTTATATCTTAATCTCTGATAGTATCAAAGAAGATGCTAAAGAAGCAATCAAAGGTTTAAGAGAGCTTGGTATAGAACAGATAGTGATGTTAACAGGAGATAATGAGAAGGTTGCTAAAAGTGTAGCTGGTAATTTAGGATTAGATGATTATCGAGCTGAATTGTTACCTCAAGATAAGGTCAGTGAGGTAGAGAAGTTATTAACTAATGAAGATGATAAGTTAATTTTTGTTGGTGATGGTATCAATGATGCTCCTGTCTTGGCTAGAGCAGATATTGGAGTTGCTATGGGGGGATTAGGTTCTGATGCAGCAATTGAGGCTGCTGATGTGGTCTTAATGAAGGATAAACCAAGTAATCTAGTTGATGCAATTAATGTAGCTAAGTTTACTAGAAGTGTAGTTTGGCAAAATATTATCTTTGCTTTAGGAATTAAAGGTATTGTGCTTTTACTGGGGGCTTTAGGGCTAGCTAATATGTGGTTTGCAGTATTTGCCGATGTAGGTGTAGCATTATTAGCTGTATTGAATGCAATGAGAATTACTAGGATGAAAGTTTAA